The stretch of DNA GCGTCAAAAAGCTCTCCGACAAGGCGGTTTTGCCCTCCAGGGCTTCCCCTCTCTCTGCCGGTTACGATCTCTCTAGGTATTACTAAAAACTTCGCTCTCTCATCATTCActacttttaattaataaatcattgAAACGTGAAGTGGTATTTTGATAGTGCGGTGGAGACAAAGGTGCCGGCCAGGGGGAAGGCTCTGGTAGCCACTGACATCAGCATCGCGGTTCCAGAAGGGACTTATGCGCGTGTTGGTTAGTTTCCCTCCGATTAAGGACATTCACAATTTTTATAGCCTTTATctttttagtttgatttatttttgtttgtgttgaATTGCAGCTCCACGATCCGGGTTGGCATGGAAGCACTCCATCGATGTGGGCGCTGGAGTGATTGACGCGGACTACAGGGGACCGGTTGGTGTTATACTGTTCAACCATTCGGATGTGGATTTTGAAGTGAAGGTTGGAGATAGGGTTGCACAACTCATCATTGAGAAGATCGTGACTCCCAGTGTTACTGAGGTTGATGATTTAGATGAAACTGTGAGGGGTGAAGGTGGGTTTGGATCCACAGGTGTTTGATTTGTTCTGTTCTGTTCTGTTGGTTATTTTGTAGAGCAGTTGGTGGGGTGTAAAAGAATTAAACCCCTCTTTTGGTATTATCTATGATATTATCAGACATTATATGTGAATGATGCTTCCTGTCTTCCAATCTATGGTTTTATAAAAGAAGTTTAAATTCCCTGCCCCAAGATAATCGGAGAAATTTTGCAAATGCCAGTGCTAAGTTTAAAATCCCCCCAAAAaaggtttttttatttattaataatatagttaATATGTATCAGTATTTATGTATTACATCTATCTCAATCTGAAGTTTTTATTGATGGTTTCATTCAGTGTCTTGAGATCTTTGTGCTTGGTATCTGATCAATTTTTTCTAGGAAAGGAAGTAGCAGTGAGATTCAAATTCGAGTGAACTTGCAACACAATAATTTTATGAGAagttattctattattattttatgtttaagtcAAACTAAAGAGAAAGATCATACGAAGTGAAAAAGCAGAGAACAGAGCGGTTTGTGATGTACAATTCAAACAACTGTAGTTGAGAATTCTCTCTAGGCAACATATGTTCATTATATGCAAATGAAGAAAacgataaattattttttcagagAGTATTTGTC from Vigna unguiculata cultivar IT97K-499-35 chromosome 8, ASM411807v1, whole genome shotgun sequence encodes:
- the LOC114193809 gene encoding deoxyuridine 5'-triphosphate nucleotidohydrolase, with the protein product MRALGAFSVSLLPPLYKPYPPSLLPSSILSISRYRSISIMAQPQPESHATNGSCQPSPKIPKLHQNDDVSSTPPFLRVKKLSDKAVLPSRASPLSAGYDLSSAVETKVPARGKALVATDISIAVPEGTYARVAPRSGLAWKHSIDVGAGVIDADYRGPVGVILFNHSDVDFEVKVGDRVAQLIIEKIVTPSVTEVDDLDETVRGEGGFGSTGV